From the genome of Fulvia fulva chromosome 12, complete sequence:
CTTCCCGACGCCTTGACCCAGCTCTGTTTGGCGGCATTGCATTTGCTCGCATAGACACTTCCGTTTCCAATGAGTGGGATATCATGCTTCTCTTGGCCTTTGGCTTCTACCGTGAAGTCTTGTAGCGAAAGGAGGCAACATAAGAGAATGCTCCAAAGTCTCGTATCCGGCATATCGCGGTCTTAGCCACCGCCACAGCATGAATGTCATGTATCGTGAGCAGACTATGGTGTGCGTCGGCGATCCTCGTATTCCATAGTACCTGGCGCCCGGGTCTGGCAGTGTGTGGTAGTGTTGTTGTAGCTCCCACCAGACGGTTGTCGCTGTGAAGTTCCAGCAACAGTCTTCGTCATCGTCTGGAACTCAAACTATTAATGCCGAGAACCTGGGCGCTGCTTTGCAAGGAGGTCGTATAGACTTCACGCTACACACAAGCGATGCGGTAGCTCTATTCTCATCCGGTGCACGGGGTGTGTCCCCCGTGTCCCCGTCAAGACTTCATGGCCTCCCCCACTGACTTTTTCATGGACTCTGTTGATCTGTTTCCGCAAGCACACTTCGTCATCCCGGTCAAAGATCGTCTTGGGCTCTGCTCAACTCCGGTTCGTCGTGAGACCGTGGCACCATCTCGATGGCCGGCATGCTAAAGTGTACAAATGCTTGTCAAAGACCGTAGGCCGCGTACGGTCTCAGTGTGGCGAAAGACGGAGTAATGCTAGAGGAAAGACGACGAACAAGAGACGATGTGATGTCGGAACATGGTCAGATCTGGTGCAACCAAGGCTAAAGCAGAACTGGCTAGGGCAGGTAGAGGCGAATGCTAAGGCAGTCGCGTGCCTGATGGCAGCATGTCTTGGCCACCGAGGGTTTGCATGGAATCATACACCTGCAAAGTATACAGAGTATATCGAAATTACGACTACCTCGCTTCATGAATGCATCCATGCTACTATCTTAGGGTATCATATCTCACTAATACAGAACCACAAAAAATGCAAGGATCCAACGTTTGCATTAATGCTCCCAGTTACAAAAGAGCATGCCATGCCCGTCAAACTCCTCGCGATGCTTCAGCAAAAGATCAAACGCTTCAATGCTCAGTCTTGACCCATTTCCATCTAGGAATCGGTGGTGGTAGACCAGCTCGGGGTAAATCGCAACAACCGTCCTATTGTTGATTCGATGCCCTTCTTCCAGCCTCTGCCAGACTTTGTACCGTTGTGGCTCGTTCTTCGTAGAGTCTTCGTAGGTCGTCCACGCTCGCTTTCTTTAGGTTGAGCTTCTTCGGCTCAAGACTATGCGTGGATTTATTAGACTCCATACTCTCCATGCGCTTCAGCAGGCCGGGTGATGGTGTTCGTGGTTTGGGCACGTGAGGTGCGCTCAGCGAACCGCGACCATCTCTGCTGCCGTCGTGGTTGGCAATCATAGGTATTGTGTTAGACTTCCGTGTAGGGAGGGCAGGTCGTGCGAGGGATTGAATATTGGAGGGTTGTCGACTGGCGGATGCTGGCCATGAGGGTTTGCGAAAGACGCCATCGCCTTCTGATACAGCTGACTTGGCCGAAGTGTCGGTGGACGTGGATACCATGTTGCTCGTGTCGATGGCGATTGGTATAGGTTTCGTGCTTTCATTGTTGGTCTTCATAGCCATGCTATCCGCAGCCTGCTGCGCTGCCATGCGAGCCAACATGGCGTTAGTGCCTGACGAGCTGCTGCGAGATACGCTCGGTGAAGGGTCCGCACTTGCATTCGGCGAAGTCTTGTGGGACGAAACTGGCTTTCTGTGTGGTACCGCGACATGAATGTCCTGCGGCTCGATCCTTGGCTCGGGAGCGGACGATCTCTTGATCTCATCTCGGCCTTTCTGGAAGCTGAACTCTGCTCTTCTCAGTGGACCAAAACCATCGACAGGCACATAGCTTGCTGGAAAGTCTGCGACTTGGAAATCTCTACCCTGAGCGTCAAACATTGACGAGTATCGAGGCGGAGGTACAGTCACCGTCTCAGAAGTATCGACCAGAGGCGCATCTTCCCTATATGGCGAAGGCGGTTCTGCATGGTGTGGCGCGGGCTTTCTCTTCGGAAGTGATGGGAACTCCATCTTGGGCTTCGGGATCTGTATGGACGGCATATTTGACAAGTCGATGTCTCGAATGTTCGCAGCCAGTGCTTTTCCCAGGGACGCCGCTCGTGACCGTCGCCGAGGAGGCAAAGCCGGCTTCTCACCTTCAGGAGATAGCGAACGAGAGCTGTCGGAGTCTTCCAACAGTATCCTATGTCCTTTCTCGTTTTCTCCATCATCGGCTTCTGAGATTCTCTTCGGCTTTGCAGATTCAAGCGGGTCCTCGTATTCTCTGCTGTCAGCAGGTGGTTGCAGGTCAACCGTAAAGCGCTTCGAGTCAATGTTCATGCCTGTCCGTAGCTGCGGCCACAACTCGATTGCAGCTTGTAGTATCCTCTTGACGATCGATGACACCTGAGCATCATTCAACTGATCAGAACCACAAATGAGGCACATTGAGAAGCATATTGCCAGATTCTCAGCACTCATCTTGTTGTCTGCCTCATGCAATGCTACCGCCGACAGCAACGGCAGAAGATGTCGGATCATGATCTCGCGGGCAGTCACAGTCAGCGGCGATGCTATCGAGGTCGGTATAATGAAGTCAACCAGATCTTCAGGCGTGACTTCTGTCGTGGGATCGTGATACTTTTCTCTCAGTACAGTGTAGCTCGACTCTGGCACAATGGGCTCTTTCAAGTCTCTGTACCATTGCTTGATTAGTGATGCGGCAAGATGTACTCCATAAGCATCTTCTAGCTTGACCTCATCAACAAGTGCTGGTGGCATGTCGGGCTGTACGAATGTGGCGTCGCGTTCTTTCCAGACAATGAACTGCTGACCACGATCGTATGCCTCCTTCAGGATGCCCAGCAAGGTACTGTGCGGCGGTATGCGGAAGATGCCTTCGGTCTTGATGTTTGGTGGCATCAGCAGAAAGCTGGTCGTCTCACGTAAGACCCGTGGTAGACGTGTTTCACCCGAATCGATGTTCTTCGGCAGAGGATGTCGCACGCCGAACGCTCGCTTGCCAGTCATGAAGGGCGCGTAGACATCCGGACTAACCTTTCTGTCCTGCAGGTAGGCAGTAGGCGGTATTACCAGCTTCTCCACTGGAACATGCAGTGCCAGCTGAGATAAGCACGTAACATGCACAATCTTCCTCCTGAATTTGGGTGATACGATGGTTCCAAAGACACTGATCAAGACGCGCACCCACGTTCGTGGATGTACAATATACAGCTTTTGCAACTTCTTTCTCGTCGCGCGACTAAGGACATGGTAGGCTTGCAGGTACCACCCTGTCGCCGGCCCTGACTTCTTCTCTGCAGTCGCGTTATCCGGTGTGCCGCCAGCAAAGAAGACAATCTCATACTCGGCGCCTTGAATCAACTCTTCTTCTCCGGGTAGACGTGCCAGCACGTATGCCAATAAGCTGTCATAATCGACGTCGAATGCATCGGGAAATGCTGCAGCATTGAGGATGTATATCGGTCGTCCTTCGAGAGATGGTAGTGGTGATTTGTATAGAATAGATGCTGCTACCGCGGCCAACTCAGGTATGTAGTCATCGTCGGTTTCTGCTGGGGCCACTGTCGAAAGCGAGCCGCTTCTTGCACGGTTCCGTTGCGTGGCTGCAGCAAAGGCCGCCCGCATACCCGCGGGCATGGTCGTTGCAAATGTCGATGATGATGAGAGCCTGTGCGAAATGCTCCGAGCGACTTCGACCGCGACTTCGACCGGTGAGAGAGTTAGAGGGAGGCACGCTCCTACGCTCCTGCGTTACGAACAGTCGCTTCCTCCTCACGAAGCGTCGCTGCACCGCGGCAGCACTGTCGCAGCCAACAAGGAATGACTCTGTGGTGTCGATGTCGAGGGCCTTTGGTGCTCTCGGAGTCGTCTACTCGGTTGCGATGTGGACGTGGGCAGTGTCGGTCACGCTCATGCTCGGAGGGCTTACACGCGTCCTGTGGCTTCCTTTGTTGATGTGTAAATACTGCAGCCTCCTTGGCCAAGACCACAAGAATCAGTAAGAATGCGATGTGTTGATTACGATTATCGGTGTCTGGTGGTAGAGTTGGCAGACGTCAGTCGGAAGTCCATGTGAGCCGTTTCATCTGCCTTGCCCGAAAGGCACGGCCAACATGGTATCCTCGTAAcctactactagtaacacCAGATGCCGTGCATGGATCTCTTGCATAACCTCCGCATCGACTTATCTTATCAGATCGCCGAGTTTCGGCGTCAAATTAAGTTGTCACGATTGTGTCCGGCGGGGGGAGCCATTATTGAGTCAAACAACCTTCACACCTATCGTGTGACTGATACACTGACTGTCAATCCAGCAACACCACTTCGTCTGCTGTTCCAGCACATTCACTGCCTCCTTCACACCACACAGACAGACAGACAGCCGGCAAGATGTGTGGCATCTTTGCCTGCCACCAGTACAGCGCACGACCCACACATACCCGAGCGCGACTGACAGTCGTGTAGACATCCCGATGTACAAAAGTTTCGCCCAACCGCGATCCGTATGGGAAAGCAGGTGAAACACAGGGGCCCAGATTGGTACGTTCTGGAAAGAAATCAGCTATAATCTCCGACACTGCTACGTAGTTCTCGAGTATAGCTAACCTGTCCGAAGGTCTGGCAACAAGATCGCAAACAACACCATCCTCGTCCACGAGCGTCTCTCCATCGTTGGCATTGACACCGGTAGCCAGCCCATCACCAACGAAGACGACACCATTGCGCTGGCCGTCAACGGCGAGATCTACAACCACAAGATCCTACGGAAGCAGTTCGCAAAGCCCTACCCATTCAAGACTCACTCCGATTGTGAGGTCATCATCCCACTATACCAAGAGCACGATGTCGACGCACCAAAGTATTTGGACGGCATGTTCAGTTGGGTGCTGCATGACAAGAAGCAGGATCGCCTGATCGCTGCAAGAGATCCAATTGGTATCACAACCTTCTACATTGGACGGTCTTCCCAGACACCCGGCGCAGTCTACTTCGCCAGTGAGCTGAAATGCTTGCACCCAGTCTGCGACAACATCGAGGCATTCCCACCTGGTCACATCTACGACAGCAAGACCGATAAGATGACTCGATACTACACACCAAAGTGGCTTATGGAGCCCACGAGCATTCCTACAACACCATTGGACTTGAAGTTGTTGCGCGAGACCTTCGAGCGTTCGGTGAGAAAGAGACTGATGGCCGAGGTACCTTATGGTGTTCTGCTTTCGGGCGGTCTGGACAGCTCTTTGGTCGCTGCTATTGCACAACGTGAGACGCACCGTCTGCAGAAGGAGTATGCCCGTCAGCAGGCTTTGGCTTCCGGCACCGCCAGCCCAAGCATGGACGGTGTTGCCAACGGTGTCGTTTCCCAGACCGAGAACGGCATCCATGAGGAGGACTTGGCCGGTATCGACGAGGACTACCACCTGACGTCGGTACCACTTTTGTCACAACTCAACAGCTTCTCAATTGGTCTCCCAGGCGCACCCGACACGAAGGCCGCCCAAGAAGTCGCAAGACATCTCGGCACCAGACACCACTCCTTCACCTTCACAATCCAAGAAGGTCTCGATGCACTCTACGATGTCATCTTCCACCTCGAGACCTACGACGTTACCACCATCCGAGCAAGCACACCCATGTTCCTCCTCTCCCGCAAGATCAAGGCGATGGGTGTGAAGATGGTGCTCTCAGGCGAAGGCTCCGACGAGATCTTCGGCGGCTACCTCTATTTCCACAACGCACCCGACAAGAACGCTTTCCACGAAGAGACCGTTCGCCGTGTCAAGAACCTCCACCTCGCAGACTGCCTTCGCGCCAACAAATCCACCTCCGCATGGGGCGTAGAAGCCCGCGTGCCTTTCCTCGACAAGGAGTTCCTCGAAGTCGCCATGAACATCGACCCAGCTGAAAAGATGATTGACAAGTCCCAAGGACGCATTGAGAAGTACATCATGCGCAAAGCATTCGACACCGAGGGCGAGCCAGGCGCGAAACCATACCTTCCCAAGCACATTTTGTACAGACAGAAAGAGCAGTTCTCAGACGGCGTTGGATACGGTTGGATCGATGGTCTCAAGGACGAGGCGAAGAAGCAGGTCACAGATGAGCAGATGGTCGAGGCCACGATCCGGAAAGACAAGCCACACTGGGGCGATGACATTCCTGATTCGAAGGAGGCGTATTGGTATAGGTGCATGTTCGACGAGCACTTCCCACCATACTGTGCCAGCACTGTTATGAGATGGACACCGACCTGGAGCAAGCAGACAGATCCTTCTGGTCGTGCGATTGAGTCGCATGAGCAGGCGTACAAACCTGGTGAGGGTAAGTAGGTGGCTTGCGTAGATAGAGAGTTCTATACCAGAAGGACCACATACCGAGTAGAGC
Proteins encoded in this window:
- a CDS encoding Asparagine synthetase [glutamine-hydrolyzing] 2, encoding MCGIFACHQHPDVQKFRPTAIRMGKQVKHRGPDWSGNKIANNTILVHERLSIVGIDTGSQPITNEDDTIALAVNGEIYNHKILRKQFAKPYPFKTHSDCEVIIPLYQEHDVDAPKYLDGMFSWVLHDKKQDRLIAARDPIGITTFYIGRSSQTPGAVYFASELKCLHPVCDNIEAFPPGHIYDSKTDKMTRYYTPKWLMEPTSIPTTPLDLKLLRETFERSVRKRLMAEVPYGVLLSGGLDSSLVAAIAQRETHRLQKEYARQQALASGTASPSMDGVANGVVSQTENGIHEEDLAGIDEDYHLTSVPLLSQLNSFSIGLPGAPDTKAAQEVARHLGTRHHSFTFTIQEGLDALYDVIFHLETYDVTTIRASTPMFLLSRKIKAMGVKMVLSGEGSDEIFGGYLYFHNAPDKNAFHEETVRRVKNLHLADCLRANKSTSAWGVEARVPFLDKEFLEVAMNIDPAEKMIDKSQGRIEKYIMRKAFDTEGEPGAKPYLPKHILYRQKEQFSDGVGYGWIDGLKDEAKKQVTDEQMVEATIRKDKPHWGDDIPDSKEAYWYRCMFDEHFPPYCASTVMRWTPTWSKQTDPSGRAIESHEQAYKPGEGK
- a CDS encoding Rho GTPase-activating protein 8; the protein is MPAGMRAAFAAATQRNRARSGSLSTVAPAETDDDYIPELAAVAASILYKSPLPSLEGRPIYILNAAAFPDAFDVDYDSLLAYVLARLPGEEELIQGAEYEIVFFAGGTPDNATAEKKSGPATGWYLQAYHVLSRATRKKLQKLYIVHPRTWVRVLISVFGTIVSPKFRRKIVHVTCLSQLALHVPVEKLVIPPTAYLQDRKVSPDVYAPFMTGKRAFGVRHPLPKNIDSGETRLPRVLRETTSFLLMPPNIKTEGIFRIPPHSTLLGILKEAYDRGQQFIVWKERDATFVQPDMPPALVDEVKLEDAYGVHLAASLIKQWYRDLKEPIVPESSYTVLREKYHDPTTEVTPEDLVDFIIPTSIASPLTVTAREIMIRHLLPLLSAVALHEADNKMSAENLAICFSMCLICGSDQLNDAQVSSIVKRILQAAIELWPQLRTGMNIDSKRFTVDLQPPADSREYEDPLESAKPKRISEADDGENEKGHRILLEDSDSSRSLSPEGEKPALPPRRRSRAASLGKALAANIRDIDLSNMPSIQIPKPKMEFPSLPKRKPAPHHAEPPSPYREDAPLVDTSETVTVPPPRYSSMFDAQGRDFQVADFPASYVPVDGFGPLRRAEFSFQKGRDEIKRSSAPEPRIEPQDIHVAVPHRKPVSSHKTSPNASADPSPSVSRSSSSGTNAMLARMAAQQAADSMAMKTNNESTKPIPIAIDTSNMVSTSTDTSAKSAVSEGDGVFRKPSWPASASRQPSNIQSLARPALPTRKSNTIPMIANHDGSRDGRGSLSAPHVPKPRTPSPGLLKRMESMESNKSTHSLEPKKLNLKKASVDDLRRLYEERATTVQSLAEAGRRASNQQ